The following proteins are encoded in a genomic region of Clostridium kluyveri:
- a CDS encoding hydrolase: protein MDKLLLKLINSFGISGKEDEIRQVIKESLKESDHDIHEDNIGNILVKVGTGKNKVMICSNMDSVGFIVNDIEEDGMIKVNSIGEFNTQDISHSFIRFHNGTLGKVCTSSKGVFVDIGTSNREDTLKKIKEGDMASLVGPYLKVGNNNIISPLLHNKVGCYILLKLLESIEINDIEFNFVFASQGEIGGIGARIAANTINPDYCIIVGVENTKNKEETKIDIGDGPVLKIMDSSLIMHKDIKDILENAAERADVKFQYSISTSKSQGGLVHKERIGIRTGEIAVPCRYKYSTSEMISIYDIENTIKVLNELENFKELI from the coding sequence ATGGATAAGCTTTTGTTAAAATTAATTAATTCTTTTGGGATTAGTGGAAAAGAAGATGAAATTAGACAAGTGATAAAAGAGAGTTTAAAGGAATCTGATCATGATATACATGAAGATAATATAGGTAATATATTAGTGAAAGTGGGAACTGGTAAAAATAAAGTTATGATATGTTCCAATATGGATTCAGTGGGATTTATAGTTAATGATATAGAAGAAGATGGAATGATAAAAGTAAATAGTATAGGAGAGTTTAATACTCAGGATATATCACATAGCTTTATAAGATTTCATAATGGTACACTGGGTAAAGTGTGTACATCTTCAAAAGGTGTTTTTGTGGATATAGGCACAAGTAACAGGGAAGATACATTAAAAAAGATAAAAGAAGGAGACATGGCATCACTTGTGGGACCTTATTTAAAAGTGGGAAATAATAATATAATAAGTCCTCTACTTCATAATAAGGTAGGATGTTATATACTTTTGAAGCTTTTAGAAAGTATTGAAATAAATGATATCGAATTTAACTTTGTATTTGCTTCTCAAGGAGAAATTGGAGGAATAGGTGCAAGAATAGCTGCAAATACTATAAATCCTGACTATTGTATAATAGTAGGCGTTGAAAACACAAAAAATAAAGAGGAAACAAAAATAGATATAGGTGATGGTCCCGTATTAAAGATTATGGATAGTTCTTTGATAATGCATAAAGATATAAAAGATATATTAGAAAATGCTGCTGAAAGAGCGGATGTAAAATTTCAATACAGTATAAGCACAAGTAAATCCCAAGGAGGACTTGTACATAAAGAGCGGATAGGCATAAGAACTGGCGAGATTGCAGTACCATGTAGATATAAATATTCTACTTCAGAGATGA
- a CDS encoding M42 family metallopeptidase, whose translation MFLEKLCNSIGPSGYEEHIRNVIRDELSTFTDNILIDRMGNIIVHKDRQNDSLPKIMVISHVDELGLIITAYNKDGTLKFSTLGDIDKNSLPAKAVLIGDKKIPGVIGMKPIHIQSKKEKDENISYENMCIDIGASSEEECRRIISLGDFVVFNNEFSHFGDNLLKGKALDNRVGCSILMELLKEDLNCNLYGVFNVQGNIDQRGIHAAAYNINPDMVIILDTINSIDYMEIPSYFRTSKLREGPVIPFKGGQCIFDRGIVESIRNKADDIGIPYQKIGDTHGEGELKAAYLTVNNCKTASILLPCRYMNFNISICSLADYDNTLILLKSYLEDYSINI comes from the coding sequence TTGTTTTTAGAAAAACTCTGTAATTCTATAGGGCCTTCGGGATATGAGGAACACATTAGGAATGTAATAAGAGATGAATTAAGTACTTTTACTGATAATATACTTATAGATAGAATGGGAAATATTATAGTTCATAAGGATAGACAAAATGATTCTTTACCTAAAATAATGGTGATTTCTCACGTAGATGAATTAGGTCTCATAATAACAGCCTATAATAAAGATGGAACATTAAAATTTTCCACATTGGGGGATATAGATAAAAATTCACTTCCTGCTAAGGCTGTTTTAATTGGAGATAAAAAAATACCAGGGGTTATTGGAATGAAGCCAATACATATTCAGAGCAAGAAAGAAAAAGATGAAAATATATCCTACGAAAATATGTGTATAGATATAGGCGCTTCTTCTGAAGAGGAATGTAGGAGGATTATATCATTAGGAGATTTTGTAGTATTTAATAATGAATTTTCTCATTTTGGAGATAACCTTTTAAAAGGGAAAGCTTTAGATAATAGAGTAGGATGTTCTATACTTATGGAGTTATTGAAAGAAGATTTAAATTGCAACTTATATGGTGTATTTAATGTTCAGGGAAATATAGACCAAAGAGGAATTCATGCAGCTGCTTACAATATTAATCCAGATATGGTCATAATTTTAGACACCATAAATAGTATAGATTATATGGAAATTCCCAGTTATTTCAGGACAAGTAAATTAAGAGAAGGTCCTGTTATACCTTTTAAAGGTGGACAGTGTATATTCGATAGAGGCATTGTAGAATCTATCCGGAATAAGGCAGATGACATAGGAATACCATATCAAAAAATTGGAGATACTCACGGAGAAGGAGAACTTAAAGCAGCGTATCTTACTGTTAATAATTGCAAAACTGCATCGATATTATTGCCATGCAGATACATGAATTTTAATATTTCTATATGCAGCTTAGCTGATTATGATAATACTTTAATTTTATTAAAAAGCTATTTAGAGGACTATAGTATAAATATTTAG
- a CDS encoding M20/M25/M40 family metallo-hydrolase: MKDLDFFRIICEAHAPSGREDWLYSIIKDNFNEFGNTTITKLNNMYIHKKGITSNKLMIMSHVDEVFLMVKEISEDGFIKFEGFGIDAKSLVSQEVIIHGKENISGIVALKYNYDDKEKSKVSMKNLYIETGFNKEKLNGIVKLGDYITLDRKMIYLLNNNVSCKSIDNRASIFAMYVCAEELKNVNSDLDIYFVCSCQEEVGHRGAKMVSYDIRPDIGIALDVTFDGGILGDNNRENKLGKGPVICIGPNIHAKIRNRLIETADKYNIPYQVEVEPGNTGTDAWDIQTSVGGIATILISIPIKYMHTSVEVVNIEDIRNTGRLLARFIQDLKESELEGLFCF, encoded by the coding sequence ATGAAAGATTTAGACTTTTTTAGAATAATATGTGAAGCCCATGCACCAAGTGGAAGGGAAGATTGGTTGTATTCTATTATAAAGGACAATTTTAATGAATTTGGAAACACAACTATAACTAAATTAAATAACATGTATATACACAAGAAAGGTATAACTTCTAATAAATTAATGATAATGTCCCATGTGGATGAAGTTTTTTTAATGGTAAAAGAAATTTCAGAAGATGGATTTATAAAATTTGAAGGCTTTGGAATAGATGCTAAAAGTCTTGTGTCTCAGGAAGTCATCATTCATGGAAAAGAAAATATATCTGGAATTGTAGCATTAAAATATAATTATGATGATAAAGAGAAAAGTAAAGTTTCTATGAAAAATTTATATATAGAAACTGGATTTAATAAAGAGAAGTTAAACGGTATAGTTAAATTAGGGGATTATATCACATTAGATAGAAAGATGATATATCTTTTGAATAATAATGTAAGCTGTAAATCTATAGATAATAGAGCCAGTATTTTTGCTATGTACGTTTGTGCAGAAGAACTTAAAAATGTAAATTCTGATTTGGATATATATTTCGTGTGCTCATGCCAGGAAGAAGTGGGTCATAGAGGAGCAAAAATGGTAAGTTATGATATTAGGCCTGATATAGGTATAGCACTTGATGTAACCTTTGATGGTGGAATATTAGGAGATAATAATAGAGAAAATAAGCTGGGCAAAGGACCAGTTATATGCATAGGACCTAATATACATGCTAAAATCAGAAATAGATTAATAGAAACAGCAGATAAGTATAATATCCCTTATCAGGTTGAAGTAGAACCAGGAAATACAGGAACGGATGCTTGGGATATTCAAACTTCCGTGGGAGGAATAGCTACAATTCTTATATCTATTCCTATAAAGTATATGCATACATCAGTGGAAGTAGTTAACATCGAAGATATAAGAAATACAGGAAGACTGTTAGCAAGATTTATTCAGGATTTAAAAGAGAGTGAATTGGAGGGATTATTTTGTTTTTAG